Within the Salvia hispanica cultivar TCC Black 2014 chromosome 4, UniMelb_Shisp_WGS_1.0, whole genome shotgun sequence genome, the region GGCAGTAGCCCTCGCCGCCGGTGCAAAACGAGGCGCAGCTGGTCCCCGCCAAACTGGTACCGCCGTCTGTCTGTTGAGTTCCCAGCACCATATCGTCGCAGCCGATGGCGGTGAGCAAGTTCTCCCACGACAGCGTGTACTGAGTCCCTGACAGATTCAGGGGCGCACCGTGCTTCTCATATTCCCGCAAGCCATCGTAGCAAGTGGTCGCCACGAAGCTCGGGTACTTGACCCGAACGTAAGTTTCACTTATTTCGATCACTTCTTTATCAAGAATGGTGATGTACGCTTTTGGAGGATCCGTTGAAGTGGATGTTATGCAGCTGATGTTGAAGGACGGGTCGAGGGAGCAATCCGGCCCGATTCCAAATGGATATGGAATCAATAGCTTCCCACACCGGTCCGGGCATCCGGGTTTAGCCACCGGACCGGTCGAAATGAATggcagaagaagaaggatgatCAAACTGATGAGGCCAACTGAATTTACTTGGAAAGCCATAATTTGGGAAATTTTAATGAAGAGGAGGAAATATGATCACTTGTGATTGCTTTTAAGTTGATTTTTCCAACATATGTGTGGTCGATGAACCACTGCACGTACAATCTTGCAGATAgaagaagaattaaattaGCTCATACTCGACAATTAGATATTCCAATTAAGTAGCTATCCAAGttgatttttccaaaatatactagtactactatatggTCGATGAACCGAGTCAATCGGTCACAATCTAGTAAGCAATTCTACCAAATACATGTCCAAGTTTTTTCAACTGAGAATCAATAATTCCTTATCCTGGGATGACTCGAACCACAAATATATTAGATGGAGGAGAAGCGTAAACCCGAAACATGGGCAAACACGACGAAGACTTTCAAGTCAACTTCTATTTCatagtattatatactccttccgttccatagtagtggagacatttcttttcggcacggagataaaaaaaaattgtgttaggtgggtaagtaaagaaaaaataaagtagtagtagaaataaaaaaggttgagagatgaagagagaataaagtaagagagagtaaagttagtgagaagaaatgtgtttttactaaaaaagaaaaatttaatgatggaagaaaaataagaatatggAAATAGTATGAACTTGTGATTGCTTTTAAATGgttatgaattatgatataCGCTGGAGTTTTATTAGAGAAGGAAAATTTCTACTCAGCCACTATGACTTTATGTCATATCTCATAAGTGACTTTTCTATTCACCAAGAAAGCAAAAAACACACTCTTAGTCATCAAAGTTGCTTTGTCCAACATATACGTGGTCCATGAAACACGGTCAGTAAGTTATAATCTTGTAAGAAATTCTATTGAATACTTATCCAagttatttttaagaaatgagaatTAATAATGGTTTGATTTACCCTGTGAAGACTCGAATCTCAAATTTATTGGATGGAAGAGAAGCATCTTACTATTGAGTAATGCTTCATCATTATTTAGTTTCCCAAGTTGAGGCCAATATCATCCACAAAGTGAATAACACGAGTAAACGCGACCAAGACTTCTCAAGTCAACTCCTGTTGTttgttcaataaaattaatcgaAAGCAATCAATATCAAAAGCATAATGGCTGGATCATCACTTGactcatatatttattttttatcagtATAATCTTTGTTGAGTggtttaacataatttaagaGAGTTTGTCTATATATAATCATGTCATGTACAAGCTCTTAAAGTTTCATCTCATGATGGCTAGCTggaagtaattaataaaaaatttgagtaTAGAAACTTGTACAGTTAAGTTgatctctttttattttacattttcgACACTAGACAGCTTACACGTGAATATCTCAACACAACAGAGTTCACCAGTACATACAAGAGCAAATATATAGGATTTACGAGATGTTTAAGTTGTTGCGTGCATTAATGGATGCGCGTCTGAGGACGAAGCAGAGAGACTCTTGTAACTGGCTGTCCATGAGTATTCAATATCTGAAAATGATATATGGCTTAGCTTCAAAAACTGTCTCATCTTCAACTTCTTCTTTCACAATGGAGCAAGACATTTGGGATATCCTAAAACTTTCCAATTCTGTAGAAACTTCTTTCATTGTTGGTCTCCTTTTCCCTTTCAGATTCAAACACCTTTGTGCAAGCCTCGCAACTAAAAGCACCTCTTCCATCCTACCTTGTTCTAAAACTTGAGGATCTAATATTTTGTCCAGGCATTTTTCTTCCATGCATGTAAGAAACCGTGTCGCTAGGCTTCTGTCATCGTCTGTTTTCCCCATAGATATCGCCCTTTGTCCGGTTAGGAGCTCAACAATAACTACTCCGAAACTATAAACATCACTTTTTTCCGTGAACTGACTCGACTGAAAATACTCCGGATCTAGATATCCGAACGTCCCTTTAACCAGAGTAGTCAAATGAGTCTGATCAGCATTAACTGACCGTGAAGTTCCGAAATCCGACACCTTGACTACATATTTTTCATCTAAAAGGATGTTACTAGACTTGATATCTCGATGATAGATAGGCACCGAAGATGCATAATGTAAGTAGGCAAGTGCCCCTGCTATATCTGTTGCGATCTTCAGGCGCATGCTCCATGTGATCGGAAATTCGTTATTTGGATTGTGAATGAGCTCAAAAAGTGTCCCATTTGGCATGAATTCGTAAACAAGCAGAGGAACCTCGGTCTCTAAGCAACATCCCAACAATTTAACCACATTTCTGTGATTGATCTGCGACAGTATCACCACCTCATTGATGAACTGTTCCAGTTGACTCTCCTCGACCAACTTTGCTTTCTTGACCGCCACAATCTTACCATCCGACAACATCCCTTTGTAGACAGTACCTTGCCCTCCACGCCCAAGAATCCGACTTTCATTAAAGTAATCAGTAGCAACCTCCAACTCTTGTGAGGGGAAAACTTTTGTTTTTCCGAGTGCACCTTCATTGGTTTGCTGATGCAGGAGAAGACCACCATTTCGTTTAAAGAACTTCtctttaatcattttttcccTCCTCTTTTTCAGCATCTTATACAACCCAAAGCACATAAGGAGGAATAGTAGAAACCCTAATGCAGATCCAATACCtaaatgtaaaatttactCTCATCAGAACATCCTTTCTTGACACATTAATTATCATATGCATATAAGAGATTGTAAAAGGTAATTTTATGAAGCGGTTGATTTGATGGCTGTAATGTTACCTGTCAAGATTATGGTCTTGGACTTGGATTTTGTGACTTTAATACAGCCTTTGCCATCTTTCCTTCCATCACCATAAAATCCTCTTGGACACACACAGGTGACAGAACCAGGAGTATTGATGCACATTGAATTCAAAATACATGGATTTATTGTATCATCACCACATTCATCAATATCTATTAGGCCAAATAGCATCACAAGAAAATCATCATTTTGCATTACTTATCAGTAAATCACATCTTTTGGTCGACTTCTGGTCAATCCCATaagttaagaaaaaattactatgatttagatgacaaatttcatcaacattttaattttatgggatgATAGAGAAACGTGCAAGAGTTATGATTaacttttactccctccgttccatagtaacggaggcatttcttttcgacacagagattaagaaaaattgtgttaggtgagttaagtaaagggagaattaagtggaaaatgaaaaagatagagatgaagagagaaaaaagttagagagagtaaagtaggtgtggaaaaatgtgttgacttttactaaaaagggaaatgactctgtTACtgtggaacgtaccaaaatggcaaaataactctattactatggaacggagggagtgtaAGTTATTGGATTGACTAGAAGTTAACCAAAAGTTGTGAAATAAAGCTAAAAGAGGGTGACTACTAACCTTGGCATCCCTGTCTGAGGTAAGGATTGCCTTGGTATCCTTGCAAGCATTGGCAAAGGTAGCCTTCaccattttcatcaaaatcaacacaaCTAGTATTGCCCATACAACCATAAGTAGTTGCTTTTGTTTGTGCTACGTCGCATTTCTCTTTCCCAATCCTCCA harbors:
- the LOC125221486 gene encoding wall-associated receptor kinase 4-like, which produces MAFQVNSVGLISLIILLLLPFISTGPVAKPGCPDRCGKLLIPYPFGIGPDCSLDPSFNISCITSTSTDPPKAYITILDKEVIEISETYVRVKYPSFVATTCYDGLREYEKHGAPLNLSGTQYTLSWENLLTAIGCDDMVLGTQQTDGGTSLAGTSCASFCTGGEGYCPDNGFLTVLGNGCCRAGITGGHFQPLSLYFLSTPNALGDKNQRFNAGYRRVFAGNGEKSAFFRR
- the LOC125224203 gene encoding wall-associated receptor kinase-like 1, which codes for MCINTPGSVTCVCPRGFYGDGRKDGKGCIKVTKSKSKTIILTGIGSALGFLLFLLMCFGLYKMLKKRREKMIKEKFFKRNGGLLLHQQTNEGALGKTKVFPSQELEVATDYFNESRILGRGGQGTVYKGMLSDGKIVAVKKAKLVEESQLEQFINEVVILSQINHRNVVKLLGCCLETEVPLLVYEFMPNGTLFELIHNPNNEFPITWSMRLKIATDIAGALAYLHYASSVPIYHRDIKSSNILLDEKYVVKVSDFGTSRSVNADQTHLTTLVKGTFGYLDPEYFQSSQFTEKSDVYSFGVVIVELLTGQRAISMGKTDDDRSLATRFLTCMEEKCLDKILDPQVLEQGRMEEVLLVARLAQRCLNLKGKRRPTMKEVSTELESFRISQMSCSIVKEEVEDETVFEAKPYIIFRY